From Bradyrhizobium sp. sBnM-33:
GCCCCCGCGATCGCGCAGCCGCTCCCTGCCAATCTCGACAAGGCAAATGCGATCGTAATCGACACCACCAAGGGCCGCATCGTGATCAAGCTGCGGAACGACATTGCGCCCCAGCATGCCGAGCGCATCAAGCTCTTGGCGCGTGAGGGTTACTACAACAACGTGCCGTTCCATCGCGTGATCGAGGGATTCATGGCGCAGACCGGCGACGGCAAGAATTTTAACGGCACCGGCGGATCGAAACATCCGAACCTGCCGGCCGAGTTCTCCAACGTGCCGTACAAGCGCGGCATCGTCGGCATGGCGCGAACCAGCGATCCCAACTCGGCCAATTCGCAGTTCTTCATCATGTTCGCCGAAGGCGCATCGCTGAACGGCAAGTACACCGTGATCGGCGAAGTCGTGTCGGGCATGGATGTGGTCGACAAGATCAAGCGCGGCGAGCCGGTCGTCGACCCTGACAAGATGGTGAAGGTGCAAGTCGCATCCGACATCAAGTGAGGCCATGACGGCGGGCCGCAGCAAGCCATTCGTCTGGTTTGCCGCTGCTCTCGCGTGGCTCGCATTGGGTGCGCATGCGCAGGCTCAGCCGCAGCAACTCAACACCATCAAGGATGTCTTTGCCAAACTGTATTCCTGCTGGCGGCCGCCGCCTTACTCGCGCGCCAACCCGATGGACATCACGGTCGTCGTCAGCTTCAACCGCGAGGGCGCCATTCTGGGGCAACCCAGGATCACCTACGAGTCGGAACGCGCCAACGATAACGACCGGGTTGCCTACCGAACTGCCGTCATGGAGACATTGCAACGCTGCACGCCGTTGCCATTTACCGAGGGACTCGGCGGTGCGGTCGCCGGCCGGCCTTTCGCGGTCACTTTCAGAACCCGCAAACGTCCACCCAAACCAGAAGAGACAAGAGCATGGCTGATACAGAAAATACTTTGATCCTTGAAACCACCCAGGGCCCCGTCACCATCGAAATGCGCCCCGATCTGGCGCCGGGCCATGTCGCCCGGATCAAGGAACTGGTGCGCGAAGGATTTTATGACGGCATCGTGTTCCATCGCGTCATCGAAGGCTTCATGGCGCAGACCGGTTGCCCGCACGGCACCGGCACCGGCGGCTCCGGCAAGAAGCTGAAGGCCGAGTTCAACAAGGAACCGCATGTGCGCGGCACCGCCTCGATGGCCCGTGCCGCGAGCCCGGATTCCGGCGACAGCCAGTTCTTCATCTGCTTCGATGACGCCTCCTTCCTCAACGGCCAGTACACGGTCTGGGGCAAGGTGACGTCCGGCATGGAAAATGTCGACAAGATTAAGCGCGGCGAGCCGGTGCAGAACCCGGACAAGATCGTCAAAGCGCGGATGGCAGTGGACGCGGCTTGAGCTGCGAGAAACAAACTCCAATGTCATGCTCCGCGAAAGCGGGGCATCCA
This genomic window contains:
- a CDS encoding peptidylprolyl isomerase — protein: MADTENTLILETTQGPVTIEMRPDLAPGHVARIKELVREGFYDGIVFHRVIEGFMAQTGCPHGTGTGGSGKKLKAEFNKEPHVRGTASMARAASPDSGDSQFFICFDDASFLNGQYTVWGKVTSGMENVDKIKRGEPVQNPDKIVKARMAVDAA
- a CDS encoding peptidylprolyl isomerase, whose protein sequence is MIRILAVLAALFLVAPAIAQPLPANLDKANAIVIDTTKGRIVIKLRNDIAPQHAERIKLLAREGYYNNVPFHRVIEGFMAQTGDGKNFNGTGGSKHPNLPAEFSNVPYKRGIVGMARTSDPNSANSQFFIMFAEGASLNGKYTVIGEVVSGMDVVDKIKRGEPVVDPDKMVKVQVASDIK